The stretch of DNA TCAGTGCGATGCGGCGGCTTGTCAGTTCAGCGGCTGCATCAGAATACTGTCCACGTCCGGCGCATCGGCTTGAACCGGGCCACCGGCTTCAAGCTCCTCTTCAGTGGCGTCACGCACAGTCACTATCTTTAGCGTAAACAGAACCTTGCGCCCACAGAGCGGATTATTGCCATCCACGGTCAGGGTCTTCTCATCGATGCGGGTGACGATAAAGTCGCGCGTCTGACCTTGGGCGTTCTCCATGGTGATGGTGGCGCCGAGTTCGCGAAAGTCGTGCGGGACATTCTCGATATAGTCGGTAAACACCAAGCCTTCGTCGCGCGGCCCATAGATCTCATTACAGTCGATGGGGATCACGATCTCAT from Magnetofaba australis IT-1 encodes:
- a CDS encoding FKBP-type peptidyl-prolyl cis-trans isomerase; translated protein: MQDTIQDNKYVEVTYTITDQKSGQEITAVEFPIGYVHGVGDALVPAVTDQLVGKSVGDEIVIPIDCNEIYGPRDEGLVFTDYIENVPHDFRELGATITMENAQGQTRDFIVTRIDEKTLTVDGNNPLCGRKVLFTLKIVTVRDATEEELEAGGPVQADAPDVDSILMQPLN